The Actinomycetota bacterium region TGTCGGGCACCGGTCCACAGATAAGCAGCACGTCCGAACCTGTCCTTCAAGCCTTTGTCGGCGTCTTCCATAGTCAATGCGTCCATCCCCGCGCCAGCCATGATGGAGAAATGCTCTCCATTGATGGTGCCGGTGTCGATACTTCTGCGATCGCCATGCAAGCCGATCTCAACTGCCGCCTTGATGTCCTGGGGGATATTGAGATTGCGGGCCAACAGGTTGCCAGTGCCCGCTGGCAGAATCGCCAGCAGAACATCCTCTTTGGCCAGGACGTCCACGCATTTCTGCACTGAGCCATCGCCACCCCAGACGAAAACAATGTCGACACCCGCAGCCATGGCCTTACGGGCCATCGCCGGCGCGTACTTGCTCTTGGCGACTTCCAGCCACAGCGGCTCAGGAAAGCCAGAGTCGGCAAGAACTTGTCGAAGCTCTGTCAGACCGCCTCCGAGCGTCTTGCCGCTGTGCGCAATGACGGCGACCTTGGGAAGCTCGCTGGTAGGGGTCTTCGGATTGTGCGAGGACATCAGGCGACGTACCTGCTCGTGAGCGTTCTGTCTCGATACAACTGATTCAGGCAATCGCGGTAGATCCGATGCATCTGCGCGGGATGAGTCTGCTGCACGTGTGAGACGACGCTTGTCACCAGTGCTGCTTCTGAGTCCGCTGTCATTGAATGGCTACATTCGCACTGCATGTAGAGCGTCATCGGCGTTCCTTTGTTCGATTTGCTAGCAAGT contains the following coding sequences:
- a CDS encoding diacylglycerol kinase family protein produces the protein MSSHNPKTPTSELPKVAVIAHSGKTLGGGLTELRQVLADSGFPEPLWLEVAKSKYAPAMARKAMAAGVDIVFVWGGDGSVQKCVDVLAKEDVLLAILPAGTGNLLARNLNIPQDIKAAVEIGLHGDRRSIDTGTINGEHFSIMAGAGMDALTMEDADKGLKDRFGRAAYLWTGARQLAATPIRCRVWVEGRKFYKGKVTCVLIGNLSQIMGSIEVFEGSRPDDGILEIGVMSAKSRTQWLRTISRVVVGRAENSPFIDTTRGTRFKVRFDHKVVYELDGSVRKPTKQLDIRIHPKSITICVPFETSEKQTNR